One Synechococcus sp. PROS-9-1 DNA window includes the following coding sequences:
- a CDS encoding molybdenum cofactor guanylyltransferase, with protein sequence MSLVFRLLRYILASEMSNLLMEMDVLSVQGLRACLLCGGMSRRMGRDKSLLPHPQGGCWLSHSIGLCRRLDLPVDVVSSISSHHQLASRFDGVECRLDPFPGQGPLAALSAVFGQEKFLASLVLPVDMPWLEPWVLIQLIRAWQEQPSLAVVSHDSRQLQPLFAIYPNDSIYREPLLRQLADHRLSMHDWLGRVPYRVLALPMGPLRNVNCPSDLATLEE encoded by the coding sequence TTGTCCTTGGTCTTTCGTCTTCTTCGCTACATTTTGGCCTCTGAGATGTCCAATCTTTTGATGGAGATGGATGTGTTATCGGTGCAGGGGCTTCGAGCTTGTCTGCTTTGCGGAGGGATGAGTCGTCGCATGGGACGAGACAAATCACTCTTGCCTCACCCACAAGGTGGCTGTTGGTTGTCGCACAGTATTGGTTTGTGCCGTCGCCTAGATCTGCCAGTTGATGTGGTTAGCTCAATTTCCAGTCATCATCAGTTGGCTTCAAGGTTTGATGGGGTTGAGTGCAGATTGGATCCCTTCCCTGGTCAGGGGCCTTTGGCTGCTTTGTCGGCTGTTTTTGGTCAGGAGAAGTTTCTTGCTTCACTCGTCCTTCCTGTTGATATGCCTTGGTTAGAGCCTTGGGTTCTGATCCAGCTGATTCGTGCTTGGCAGGAGCAGCCTTCCTTGGCTGTGGTGTCGCATGACAGTAGACAGCTTCAACCCCTGTTTGCTATTTACCCCAATGACAGCATTTATCGAGAACCCCTATTGCGTCAGCTGGCTGATCATCGGCTGAGCATGCATGATTGGCTTGGGAGGGTTCCGTATCGGGTTCTTGCTCTGCCGATGGGGCCGTTGCGCAATGTCAATTGTCCTTCTGATCTAGCAACTCTCGAAGAATGA
- a CDS encoding nitrate reductase associated protein, with product MNQASHCFGFEKDFVGNWRCIPLCVRRKLDLIGVKLKLSHWLELTQEQRQMLVDWPDELPALNALREHLRLLTRLMAEGMAKDLPIAVDEPWQVLGELPSIVKESARKKSIEISVSQWASLFELERFALCKLARPGHDHHNLDAAFSEMLG from the coding sequence ATGAATCAAGCCAGTCATTGCTTTGGATTTGAGAAGGATTTTGTGGGGAACTGGCGTTGCATTCCTCTTTGTGTGCGCCGGAAACTAGATCTCATCGGTGTCAAACTAAAATTGAGCCATTGGCTTGAGCTCACTCAGGAACAGCGCCAAATGCTTGTGGATTGGCCTGATGAGTTGCCAGCTTTGAATGCATTGCGTGAGCACTTGCGACTGCTCACTCGGTTGATGGCAGAGGGGATGGCAAAAGACTTGCCGATTGCGGTGGATGAACCTTGGCAAGTGTTGGGAGAGCTACCCAGCATTGTGAAGGAATCGGCTCGAAAGAAATCGATTGAGATTAGTGTTAGCCAATGGGCGTCTTTGTTTGAATTAGAGCGTTTTGCTTTGTGTAAATTGGCGCGTCCTGGCCATGATCACCACAATTTGGATGCTGCGTTCAGCGAAATGCTGGGATGA
- a CDS encoding redox protein yields the protein MFELIPYTRFRDTPSVRFFDVTIPDSNARDLVVHRGPAVSPPDAEDSGAWQFYLHPHQDDNLLAASGGRTFYLVNLAWEHPFHIVRLDSGGDILNIPRGTFHRSLSDPDGSVVLNQAKRNSNVCVDREFRVYNSLKIPKLYQVTSKAAARPLLHGLAPVLQAA from the coding sequence ATGTTTGAACTTATTCCGTACACGCGTTTTCGAGATACCCCATCTGTTCGTTTTTTTGATGTCACGATTCCTGATTCGAATGCTCGCGACTTAGTTGTTCACCGTGGGCCAGCGGTGAGTCCGCCGGATGCTGAAGATAGTGGGGCATGGCAGTTTTATCTGCATCCTCATCAGGACGATAATCTTCTCGCCGCCAGTGGTGGAAGAACTTTTTATTTGGTGAACTTGGCTTGGGAGCATCCTTTTCACATCGTTCGTTTGGACAGTGGTGGTGACATTCTCAATATTCCAAGAGGAACATTCCATCGCTCTTTGTCTGATCCCGATGGATCTGTTGTTCTTAATCAGGCCAAGCGAAATTCCAATGTATGTGTAGATAGAGAGTTCCGTGTTTACAACAGCCTGAAGATCCCAAAGCTCTATCAAGTCACTTCAAAAGCGGCAGCGCGTCCGCTATTGCATGGTCTTGCACCTGTCCTTCAGGCAGCGTGA
- the moaC gene encoding cyclic pyranopterin monophosphate synthase MoaC: protein MEEGLTHLNTSGEVHMVDVGDRRPTKREATARGCLQMQPTTLELIRSGNTPKGDLLAVARVAAIQAAKRTWELIPLCHQLPLSGVEVTIEPDSSLPGLILCCRCRTTNNTGVEMESMTAVSIGLLTLYDMLKSIDPGMTLGQIALTHKDGGRNGAWSR, encoded by the coding sequence ATGGAAGAAGGCCTCACTCACCTCAACACATCAGGGGAGGTTCACATGGTTGACGTGGGTGATCGCCGTCCAACGAAACGCGAAGCAACCGCTAGGGGCTGCCTTCAAATGCAGCCAACCACGCTGGAACTGATCCGTTCCGGCAACACACCGAAAGGTGATCTCCTCGCTGTTGCGCGAGTCGCAGCCATACAGGCGGCGAAACGGACCTGGGAACTGATTCCCCTTTGCCACCAATTACCACTCAGTGGTGTGGAGGTCACGATTGAACCGGATTCCTCCCTACCGGGACTCATCCTGTGTTGCCGGTGCCGCACAACAAACAACACGGGTGTGGAGATGGAATCCATGACAGCAGTGTCCATTGGATTACTCACGCTTTACGACATGCTCAAGTCCATTGATCCAGGGATGACCTTGGGTCAGATCGCTCTCACCCATAAAGATGGAGGTCGCAACGGTGCCTGGTCCCGTTGA
- a CDS encoding GTP 3',8-cyclase MoaA produces MIKPTRVLDLLARPLGVVRLSLTAKCNLACPYCCPESIEPPGLLHTRDQLRLIQAACQLGAHTLRLTGGEPLLTDRLWPLLDALSLGRQTAAHPFSRLKEVAITTNGSLLDDERVRRLRAAGVDRITISLDAVDGASIARMAGLRSGPEAGNALLERVLAGIDAARAAGYNPAHGSLKLNAVIQRGCNDDQLIPLAQLARQQGLQLRLIEYMDVGNRNGWCRDQVMPANEMIQLLHRHWPLQSIGRQPGGTSSQWLYQDGEGSIATIASITEPFCSDCNRLRITADGQAFTCLFASEGLDLRPWLRMEVSDSELAEVMAQLWTGRSDRFSEERGLMQKGNHHAEMAYLGG; encoded by the coding sequence ATGATAAAGCCAACACGTGTTCTTGATCTCTTGGCTAGGCCGTTGGGGGTTGTAAGGTTGTCCCTAACCGCTAAATGTAACTTAGCGTGTCCATATTGCTGCCCTGAAAGTATTGAACCTCCGGGTTTGTTGCACACACGCGATCAACTTCGCTTGATCCAAGCGGCCTGTCAATTGGGAGCACATACGCTTCGACTCACCGGTGGTGAACCCTTGCTCACCGACCGCCTTTGGCCGCTTCTTGATGCCCTCTCGCTTGGAAGGCAGACGGCTGCTCACCCTTTCAGTCGTTTGAAAGAGGTTGCCATCACCACCAATGGTTCTCTTCTCGATGATGAGAGGGTGAGACGTTTGCGCGCGGCAGGAGTCGATCGTATTACGATCAGCTTGGATGCTGTTGACGGCGCGAGTATCGCGCGAATGGCTGGCTTGCGTTCTGGTCCTGAGGCTGGGAATGCTCTGTTGGAGCGGGTGTTGGCTGGCATTGATGCGGCTCGTGCTGCTGGGTACAACCCTGCGCATGGAAGTCTGAAGCTCAATGCCGTGATCCAACGAGGCTGCAATGACGATCAGTTGATTCCCTTGGCACAGCTGGCCAGACAACAAGGATTGCAGTTGCGTCTGATCGAATATATGGATGTAGGCAATCGCAATGGCTGGTGTCGTGATCAGGTGATGCCAGCGAACGAGATGATTCAGCTCCTTCATCGCCATTGGCCGCTTCAATCCATTGGTCGACAACCTGGGGGAACAAGTAGTCAATGGCTTTATCAAGATGGTGAAGGGTCTATTGCCACAATTGCTTCAATTACGGAGCCATTCTGTTCTGATTGCAATCGTCTTAGGATCACTGCAGATGGGCAAGCCTTTACCTGTCTATTTGCGAGTGAAGGCCTTGATTTGCGTCCATGGCTTCGTATGGAGGTCTCCGACTCGGAGCTTGCAGAGGTGATGGCTCAGCTGTGGACTGGGCGTTCAGATCGTTTTAGTGAAGAGCGTGGATTGATGCAGAAAGGGAATCATCATGCTGAGATGGCTTATTTGGGTGGATGA
- a CDS encoding alpha-E domain-containing protein has translation MLSRVADSLYWINRFVERAENISRFLEVSNAMALDNPSGNAEPWLPLIDANGDRQHFDQSYPRRSSKDVRDFLLLDLDNPNSIVSCISNARENARQIRDVISTEMWEHINDLFWSLQDGEVLWSEPDQEQLRTIRRGCQLFYGITDVTLSRDQAWLFSRLGRLIERADKTSRILDVKYFLLLPVPSAVGGVLDELQWIALLRTAGAYQMYRQSVQQAISPISVARFLLLDPIFPRSVRFCLQEINDTLERIQHKPIPGSPDDLECLRGQLVAKWSYVRIESLINRGLHEVIDQLQTDLNQLHGLIQKSYFPTADHTPQDLSTISTDPSCSLS, from the coding sequence GTGTTGAGCCGCGTCGCGGACTCCCTCTATTGGATCAACCGTTTTGTAGAGCGCGCCGAAAACATCTCTCGCTTTCTCGAGGTAAGCAATGCGATGGCTTTGGACAATCCCAGCGGCAACGCTGAACCCTGGTTGCCCTTAATCGATGCGAATGGTGATCGCCAGCACTTTGATCAAAGCTATCCGCGTCGATCGTCAAAAGATGTCAGAGATTTTTTGCTTCTAGACCTCGACAACCCCAACAGCATTGTGAGCTGCATCTCGAATGCACGCGAGAACGCCCGCCAAATCCGTGATGTCATCTCTACTGAGATGTGGGAACACATCAACGATCTCTTTTGGAGTCTTCAAGACGGAGAAGTTCTATGGAGTGAACCAGACCAAGAGCAACTTCGAACGATTCGTCGCGGTTGCCAACTGTTCTATGGCATCACTGACGTCACACTCAGCCGCGATCAAGCCTGGTTGTTTAGCCGTCTAGGCCGGCTGATTGAAAGAGCCGATAAAACCTCCCGAATCCTTGATGTGAAGTACTTTCTGCTGTTACCAGTCCCCAGCGCAGTGGGGGGAGTGCTGGATGAGCTGCAATGGATTGCTCTTCTCCGTACCGCTGGGGCTTATCAGATGTATCGGCAGAGCGTCCAACAAGCAATCAGTCCCATTTCAGTGGCACGTTTTCTTCTGCTGGATCCGATTTTTCCCAGATCCGTACGGTTTTGCTTGCAAGAGATCAACGACACCCTGGAGCGAATTCAACACAAGCCCATTCCAGGTTCACCTGACGACCTCGAATGCCTGCGCGGTCAGCTCGTGGCCAAGTGGAGTTATGTCCGCATTGAGTCTCTGATCAACCGCGGTTTGCATGAAGTGATTGATCAACTGCAGACCGATCTCAATCAACTGCATGGGCTCATTCAGAAAAGCTATTTCCCCACCGCCGATCACACACCGCAGGACCTCTCAACCATTTCGACAGACCCATCATGCTCGTTGAGCTGA
- a CDS encoding molybdopterin oxidoreductase family protein → MAEPNTTIRSQCPYCGVGCGLDLRPPAKKGEAVRRDADGTPMWTARGDRLHPSSLGQVCIKGATVGETLSRGRLDQPLGRTSLDDDFQPISWDEALDRISNQIKSSLKSKGPDSIAMYGSGQFHTEDYYLAQKLLKGALGTNNFDANSRLCMSSAVAGYTRSLGSDGPPCSYEDLDHCTVAFLIGTNTAECHPVLFQRLLKRKKKHPGSVTIVVVDPRQTDTAKAADIHLAVAPGSDLALLHGIAHLVMRENGQDPTFIDDCTDNYDSFFDVVARWTPRRVALFCGIPEKRLREVAQLFHRREKVLSLWSMGVNQRREGTAVVGGIINLHLLTGQIGKEGAGPFSLTGQPNAMGGREAGGLSHLLPGYRQVTNPAHRAEVEQTWGFPQGKIAPEPGLTAWQQVEAMERGDLDLWWVAATNPLVSMPDLERVKAAMKRCPLVVVSEAYTDSETSHYAHLLLPAAQWSEKAGTMTNSERRVTYCPAFRNPHRESRADWEVFAEIGRRLGFKEQFAYNSAAEVYTEFTALTKKRLCDVSGLSHDVLAKEGPQQWPFPQDSSPSQDSKRLYTNQKFSTANGRARFCTDQPRGLAEPPCDTYPLVLTIGRYLGQWHTMTRTAKVKRLTKMHPEPLLEIHPKDADQFAVEHGELAAISSRRGQLTARVLVTNKIRKGTVFLPMHWGFTQTQACEVNALMHDHACPISKQPELKASAVIVAPAVSVIKPIEQQGNRLKRLRRMIIPAFR, encoded by the coding sequence ATGGCAGAGCCAAACACAACCATTCGCAGTCAATGTCCTTATTGCGGAGTGGGGTGTGGTTTGGACTTGCGACCACCGGCAAAAAAAGGGGAAGCCGTCCGTCGAGATGCTGATGGAACTCCCATGTGGACAGCTAGAGGAGATCGACTGCATCCATCAAGTCTCGGCCAGGTTTGCATCAAGGGGGCCACAGTCGGAGAAACCCTGTCAAGGGGAAGACTGGATCAACCCCTTGGTCGAACCAGTCTTGATGACGACTTCCAACCGATCAGCTGGGATGAAGCTCTTGATCGCATCTCAAATCAAATCAAATCAAGTCTGAAATCCAAGGGACCAGACTCCATTGCAATGTATGGCTCCGGACAATTCCACACTGAAGACTATTATTTGGCGCAAAAACTACTCAAAGGAGCGCTAGGAACTAACAACTTTGACGCTAATTCAAGACTCTGCATGAGTTCTGCTGTTGCGGGTTACACCCGCAGCTTGGGTTCAGATGGTCCCCCATGTAGCTATGAAGACCTAGACCACTGCACTGTGGCATTCCTGATCGGAACCAACACCGCTGAATGCCATCCAGTGCTCTTTCAACGATTACTAAAACGCAAAAAGAAACATCCCGGCTCGGTCACCATCGTGGTGGTGGATCCGCGCCAAACCGATACAGCAAAGGCAGCTGACATTCACCTAGCAGTAGCTCCTGGGAGTGACCTTGCTCTGCTTCACGGCATCGCCCACCTGGTAATGCGTGAAAACGGACAAGATCCTACCTTTATCGATGACTGCACAGACAACTACGACTCCTTTTTTGATGTCGTAGCCCGTTGGACGCCTAGACGAGTGGCCTTGTTTTGTGGCATTCCAGAAAAACGCCTACGAGAAGTCGCCCAACTTTTTCATCGCCGCGAAAAAGTCTTGAGCCTCTGGTCTATGGGAGTGAATCAACGGCGAGAAGGAACCGCAGTAGTGGGTGGAATCATCAATCTGCACTTATTAACAGGCCAAATTGGCAAAGAAGGAGCCGGACCCTTTTCTCTAACCGGACAACCCAACGCCATGGGAGGCAGAGAAGCCGGCGGACTCTCCCATCTTCTTCCTGGATATCGTCAAGTCACAAACCCAGCGCATCGAGCTGAAGTCGAGCAAACCTGGGGATTTCCTCAAGGGAAAATTGCACCCGAGCCTGGCCTAACGGCCTGGCAACAGGTGGAAGCGATGGAGCGAGGAGATCTTGATTTGTGGTGGGTTGCTGCGACCAACCCTCTCGTAAGCATGCCAGATCTCGAGCGCGTTAAAGCAGCGATGAAGCGCTGCCCATTGGTCGTCGTTAGCGAAGCCTATACAGACTCCGAAACATCCCATTACGCCCATCTCCTTCTACCAGCCGCTCAATGGAGCGAAAAAGCCGGAACCATGACCAACTCTGAGCGAAGAGTGACTTACTGCCCTGCATTTAGGAATCCCCATCGAGAAAGCCGTGCTGATTGGGAGGTCTTTGCCGAGATCGGACGGCGACTTGGTTTCAAAGAACAATTCGCATACAACTCTGCAGCCGAGGTCTATACAGAATTCACAGCACTAACGAAAAAGCGGTTGTGTGATGTTTCAGGGTTAAGTCATGACGTTCTGGCCAAAGAAGGACCACAACAATGGCCATTTCCACAAGACAGTTCACCATCTCAAGATTCAAAACGGCTGTACACCAATCAGAAGTTTTCAACCGCGAATGGACGAGCACGGTTCTGTACCGACCAACCACGTGGTCTTGCAGAACCACCCTGTGACACCTACCCACTGGTGCTCACCATTGGCCGATATCTGGGGCAGTGGCACACCATGACGCGCACCGCGAAGGTGAAGCGCTTAACAAAGATGCACCCCGAACCCCTGCTTGAAATTCACCCAAAGGATGCCGATCAGTTCGCTGTTGAACATGGCGAACTCGCCGCCATCAGCTCACGTCGCGGACAACTCACCGCTCGCGTGCTGGTCACAAACAAGATCCGAAAGGGCACGGTGTTTCTTCCCATGCATTGGGGCTTTACGCAAACTCAAGCCTGTGAGGTCAATGCGCTAATGCATGACCATGCTTGCCCCATTTCGAAACAACCTGAATTGAAGGCCAGTGCCGTCATCGTGGCCCCCGCTGTCTCCGTCATTAAACCCATCGAACAGCAAGGCAATCGCTTAAAAAGATTGCGACGCATGATCATCCCAGCATTTCGCTGA
- a CDS encoding circularly permuted type 2 ATP-grasp protein, which translates to MFKEYRPSHGYDEYFCRKQAAPRADLEPLLNSLGAIGLAELQRNHASASNLLRRLGATFRINGSGPREAERILPFDPLPRLIHKSEWNTLEEGLLQRLDAIDHFLADIYGPQHILNDGVIPREDVESSQGWRPEMQDIELPLGRWCHVSGLDLIRDGDGNWRVLEDNLRCPSGVAYFLENRRVMKRLFPSLFVGSHIQAIDDYPSHLLRTLQDLAFWSDSPRVALLTPGVFNSAYFEHSYLAQQMGVTLVEGRDLICENGYVWMRSTEGLQRIDVIYRRIDDDFLDPNVFRQDSILGVPGLMDAMRKGNVAIANAPGTGVADDKLIYAYVPKMIRYYLGQEPIIENVPTYLCSRPDDMTYVLEHLGSLVVKSVAEAGGYGMLIGPHASTNEIEAFAEKIKAHPRNFIAQPTLQLSTVPSISEGELYPCHVDLRPYVLRGKSSWVSPGGLTRVALRRGSLVVNSSQGGGCKDTWVVSDRQAPIEHLEAMPC; encoded by the coding sequence ATGTTCAAGGAATACCGGCCATCCCATGGATATGACGAGTATTTCTGCAGAAAGCAGGCTGCCCCGCGTGCAGATTTAGAGCCTCTGCTCAACTCACTCGGTGCCATCGGCTTAGCAGAACTCCAACGTAACCATGCCTCTGCCAGCAATCTGTTGAGACGGCTTGGAGCCACGTTCAGAATCAACGGCTCAGGGCCCCGCGAAGCAGAACGCATCCTTCCTTTTGATCCCTTGCCCAGATTGATTCATAAAAGTGAGTGGAACACATTAGAGGAGGGTTTACTGCAACGCCTTGACGCAATTGATCATTTTTTGGCAGATATTTATGGGCCACAACACATTCTTAACGATGGGGTAATCCCTAGAGAAGACGTAGAAAGTTCTCAGGGTTGGCGACCAGAAATGCAAGATATCGAATTACCGTTGGGACGCTGGTGTCATGTGTCTGGACTTGACTTGATCAGGGATGGTGACGGCAATTGGCGAGTCCTGGAAGACAACTTGAGATGTCCCTCAGGAGTAGCTTATTTCCTCGAAAACCGTCGTGTTATGAAACGATTATTTCCGAGTCTTTTTGTGGGTAGTCACATCCAAGCGATCGACGATTATCCTTCTCATTTACTGAGAACACTCCAAGACCTGGCCTTCTGGAGTGACTCTCCACGCGTGGCTTTACTCACTCCAGGAGTGTTCAACAGCGCCTATTTCGAACACAGCTACCTCGCCCAGCAAATGGGAGTCACGCTCGTGGAAGGTAGAGACTTGATCTGTGAGAACGGATATGTATGGATGCGCAGCACAGAGGGATTGCAGCGAATTGATGTGATCTATCGACGGATTGACGATGACTTTCTCGATCCCAATGTGTTCCGCCAAGATTCCATCCTTGGAGTGCCTGGCCTGATGGACGCGATGCGCAAGGGCAACGTTGCTATCGCCAATGCACCAGGAACAGGCGTTGCCGACGACAAGCTCATTTACGCCTACGTTCCCAAGATGATTCGCTACTACCTCGGGCAGGAACCCATCATCGAAAACGTGCCCACCTATCTCTGCTCCAGGCCAGATGACATGACCTACGTGCTGGAACACCTCGGATCACTCGTGGTGAAGTCGGTCGCTGAAGCAGGGGGCTATGGAATGTTGATCGGTCCCCACGCCTCAACAAACGAAATCGAGGCCTTTGCCGAGAAGATCAAGGCTCATCCTCGAAATTTCATCGCACAGCCCACATTGCAGCTCTCCACAGTTCCATCCATCAGTGAGGGTGAGCTCTATCCGTGTCATGTGGACTTACGTCCTTATGTTCTGCGTGGAAAAAGCAGCTGGGTCAGTCCAGGTGGACTCACCCGCGTCGCCTTAAGACGTGGCTCTTTAGTGGTGAATTCCTCCCAAGGCGGCGGTTGCAAAGACACCTGGGTGGTGAGTGATCGACAAGCACCGATTGAACATCTGGAGGCCATGCCGTGTTGA
- a CDS encoding MFS transporter, with protein MLGELWSFQGRYRTLHLTWFAFFLTFVVWFNLAPLATTVKADLGLTLGQIRTVAICNVALTIPARVLIGMLLDKYGPRLTYSSLLVFSVIPCLMFASAQDFNQLVVARLLLSIVGAGFVIGIRMVAEWFPPKEIGLAEGIYGGWGNFGSAFSALTLVGLAGWLSFSGGFELPSGAVLNWRGAIALTGIISAVYGFIYYFNVSDTPPGKTYQRPERTAGLEVTSMRDFWGLLGMNVPFAAILCVLCWRLQKVGFLNAGTYPLALGAVLIWFIFQTWGIIRTNRELIMGTKTYPKEDRYEFKQVAILELTYIVNFGSELAVVSMLPTFFETTFDLPKATAGILASCFAFVNLVARPAGGLISDKLGSRKNTMAFLTGGLGIGYLVMSMIKPGTFSGTTGIIIAVLITMLASFFVQSGEGATFALVPLVKRRVTGQVAGLVGAYGNVGAVTYLTIFSLLPMWMGGGKDPSPEIIAASNSAFFQVLGVAGLIVAFFCFFFLKEPKGSFDDLHEGETANPEFANN; from the coding sequence ATGCTTGGAGAACTCTGGTCGTTCCAGGGGAGATACAGAACTCTTCATCTCACCTGGTTCGCATTTTTTCTGACCTTTGTTGTCTGGTTCAACCTGGCTCCTTTGGCTACCACCGTTAAAGCCGATTTAGGCTTAACTCTCGGTCAAATCCGTACCGTTGCGATCTGCAATGTGGCGCTAACAATCCCAGCCCGCGTTCTGATTGGAATGCTCCTCGACAAATACGGGCCTCGACTGACCTATTCCAGCCTGCTGGTTTTTTCAGTCATTCCTTGCCTGATGTTCGCCTCAGCCCAAGATTTCAATCAATTAGTTGTTGCACGCCTGCTTTTATCCATCGTGGGTGCAGGCTTTGTAATCGGGATCCGCATGGTTGCCGAATGGTTCCCTCCAAAAGAGATCGGTCTGGCTGAGGGGATTTATGGCGGTTGGGGCAATTTCGGATCAGCGTTCTCGGCCCTAACACTCGTAGGACTGGCCGGGTGGCTCTCGTTCTCAGGCGGTTTTGAACTTCCCTCAGGCGCTGTCCTTAATTGGCGTGGTGCTATTGCTCTTACGGGAATTATTTCTGCCGTATACGGCTTTATTTATTACTTCAACGTTAGCGATACACCTCCTGGTAAAACGTATCAAAGGCCTGAGCGCACAGCAGGCTTGGAAGTCACATCAATGCGTGATTTCTGGGGATTGCTGGGAATGAATGTTCCATTTGCAGCCATCCTCTGTGTACTCTGCTGGCGCTTACAAAAGGTTGGTTTCCTGAATGCAGGAACCTATCCACTGGCCTTAGGTGCAGTTCTGATCTGGTTTATCTTTCAAACCTGGGGAATTATTCGCACCAATCGAGAGCTGATCATGGGTACGAAGACGTACCCCAAAGAAGATCGCTATGAATTTAAGCAGGTTGCCATTCTTGAACTCACATACATTGTGAACTTTGGATCAGAGTTGGCAGTAGTTTCGATGTTGCCAACATTCTTCGAAACCACTTTTGATCTCCCAAAGGCAACCGCGGGCATCCTTGCCTCTTGCTTTGCTTTTGTGAATCTTGTCGCTCGACCTGCCGGCGGTCTGATCTCCGACAAGCTCGGCAGTCGTAAGAACACGATGGCATTCTTAACCGGAGGTTTAGGGATTGGTTACCTCGTCATGAGCATGATCAAACCTGGCACGTTCAGTGGAACAACAGGGATCATCATTGCTGTGTTGATCACCATGCTTGCCTCCTTCTTCGTTCAATCAGGAGAAGGGGCTACGTTTGCACTCGTTCCTTTGGTAAAGCGACGCGTCACAGGACAAGTCGCTGGTTTGGTTGGTGCTTATGGCAACGTTGGAGCCGTGACTTATCTCACAATTTTTAGTCTGCTTCCGATGTGGATGGGTGGGGGTAAGGATCCTTCACCAGAAATCATCGCAGCCTCCAATAGTGCTTTCTTTCAAGTCTTGGGGGTCGCTGGCCTGATTGTTGCTTTCTTCTGCTTCTTTTTCCTCAAAGAACCCAAGGGTTCCTTCGATGACCTTCATGAAGGAGAAACAGCGAATCCTGAATTCGCTAACAATTAA
- a CDS encoding transglutaminase family protein, giving the protein MLVELTHTLTYQYDAPISLGAHRLCLQPRGHGHQRLLEHELIVSPEPSHQHALVAASGDEIQRICFQGTTSHLCIEAHSKVETQAARALEECFTPLNPPLPYPRGHLNRDLYGALEGWLPNGQHDPSAVALAQDALMGGNQQTLPFLRELMATIQDRVKYTERHLGRAWPAGRTLRERVGSCRDLAMLMVECCRSVGLPARFTSGYQLTDPAPTDYDLHAWAEIYLPGAGWRGFDPSAGCEISERYIVLASSSNPELTAAVSGDFKGPPNTISNLNWTIKAQVLSWPPEDTAQETTHAA; this is encoded by the coding sequence ATGCTCGTTGAGCTGACCCACACCCTTACGTATCAATACGACGCACCCATCAGTCTTGGAGCACACCGCCTGTGCCTCCAACCCAGAGGTCACGGTCATCAGCGGCTCCTTGAGCACGAGCTGATCGTGTCTCCAGAACCAAGCCATCAGCATGCTCTCGTAGCAGCCAGTGGAGATGAGATTCAACGGATCTGCTTTCAAGGTACAACGAGTCATTTGTGCATCGAGGCTCACAGCAAAGTGGAAACCCAAGCTGCAAGGGCACTTGAAGAATGCTTCACCCCACTGAATCCTCCGCTCCCCTACCCCCGCGGACATCTCAATCGTGATCTATACGGTGCGCTGGAAGGCTGGTTACCAAACGGTCAGCACGATCCCTCAGCCGTAGCCCTAGCCCAAGACGCCTTGATGGGAGGAAACCAGCAAACCTTGCCGTTTTTGCGCGAACTGATGGCGACCATTCAAGACCGTGTGAAATACACCGAGCGACATTTAGGTCGAGCCTGGCCAGCCGGCCGAACCCTGAGAGAAAGGGTGGGTTCTTGCCGAGATTTAGCCATGTTGATGGTGGAATGTTGTAGGAGCGTTGGTCTGCCTGCACGGTTCACCAGCGGGTATCAACTCACCGATCCTGCCCCCACTGACTATGACCTTCATGCCTGGGCCGAGATCTATCTTCCCGGAGCAGGCTGGCGTGGTTTTGACCCCAGCGCTGGATGCGAAATCAGCGAGCGCTACATCGTGCTAGCCAGCTCATCAAATCCAGAACTAACCGCTGCTGTTTCAGGCGATTTCAAAGGTCCACCCAACACCATCAGCAACCTCAACTGGACAATCAAGGCACAGGTCTTAAGTTGGCCGCCCGAGGACACGGCTCAAGAGACAACTCACGCTGCCTGA